The Gallus gallus isolate bGalGal1 chromosome 3, bGalGal1.mat.broiler.GRCg7b, whole genome shotgun sequence genome window below encodes:
- the LOC426385 gene encoding serine/threonine-protein kinase 35-like isoform X1 — protein sequence MAAEAKYSIIREVGRGNYGVVYEAVVNKTRSKVAVKRMQCNVPENAELALQEFWALQSIQRQHENVIQLEECILQNGQVFQPISHHYRKSDSHLLLIETCLKGRRCMDPRSACFLWFVMEFCDGGNMNEYLLSRSPDAQLNNSFMQQLSSAVAFLHRNQIVHRDLKADNILISHKRGSPIVKVADFGLSKVCRGKGNVNQHRFSSACGSNFYMAPEVWEGHYTAKADVFALGIIFWAMVERITFRDGDTEKELLGTYICQGKELIPLGEALLENPNLKLQIPLKNKKSMPDDLCKLLHDMLAFNPKKRLDSFQLEVRIRQISYGKKCQRSLS from the exons ATGGCTGCAGAAGCCAAGTACAGCATTATTCGGGAAGTGGGCCGAGGGAACTATGGGGTGGTTTATGAGGCAGTTGTTaacaaaaccagaagcaaaGTAGCTGTGAAAAGGATGCAATGTAACGTgcctgaaaatgcagagctggcTTTGCAAGAGTTCtgggccctgcagagcatccaGAGGCAACATGAAAACGTGATCCAGTTGGAGGAGTGTATCCTGCAGAATGGCCAAGTCTTTCAGCCCATTAGTCACCATTACAGGAAGTCAGACAGCCACTTGCTGCTGATAGAGACCTGTCTGAAAGGGAGGAGGTGCATGGACCCCAGATCGGCCTGCTTTCTGTGGTTTGTGATGGAGTTCTGTGATGGTGGCAACATGAATGAGTACCTGTTGTCCCGCAGCCCGGATGCCCAGCTGAATAACAGCTtcatgcagcagctcagcagtgctgtggctttCCTGCACAGGAACCAGATTGTGCACAGAGACCTGAAAGCGGACAATATTTTGATCTCTCATAAACGTGGGAGTCCCATAGTAAAG GTGGCAGATTTTGGCCTCAGCAAGGTGTGTCGGGGGAAGGGGAATGTGAACCAACACCGCTTCTCCTCTGCGTGTGGGTCAAACTTCTACATGGCTCCGGAAGTGTGGGAGGGTCACTACACAGCCAAGGCTGATGTGTTCGCCCTCGGGATCATTTTCTGGGCTATGGTGGAGAGGATCACCTTCCGAGATGGAGATACTGAGAAGGAATTGCTTG GAACTTACATCTGCCAAGGCAAGGAGCTTATTCCACTTGGGGAGGCGTTGCTGGAGAATCCCAACCTGAAGTTACAGATACCCCTGAAGAACAAGAAGTCCATGCCGGATGATCTCTGCAAGCTCCTGCACGATATGCTAGCTTTTAACCCAAAGAAAAGATTGGACTCCTTCCAGCTGGAAGTCCGAATCAGGCAAATCTCCTACGGCAAGAAGTGCCAACGCTCCCTCTCATAG